ACTCAAGGTACACATCGTGAAAGTTCATCCATGGATCTCGAAAATCTGGTGGTTTAAAAAGGATGCTGCAGCACCTCTGCTCATGCTTTTGTGCATATTGGATACATCGTAAACTTTGGAAATTTGTGCTATTATACACATGATTATGATAAACAAGGAAATTTTTGTATCTAAATATTTTTGCAATTAACCAGCAAACAATGCAAAGGACAAATTCTTCCAGCAGTTAATGTTCTACTGCTAATGAATGAAATAAGGAATTGAGCAAAAAAGAGTTATTTACAGAAGGTGAATACCACCATTGGCTCACTTTCAAAGGTGCATTAGCAGAAAGAGATTAAGTGCAATGCCACAAACTTGCAATGAAAAGAAGGTGAAGAAACATCTGCATCAGCAATAGGTACAGCTAGGCCTCTTTATCATGCATCAAAATCTTCGCACAAAGGTACTTTTACAACTTGTAccctcatcaaaatgcagctAGGAATTCAAAGAAACCTCGATAAACACTACTGGACCTAAATTTCAAGTAGGCACAAAAATGTCATGCTACCCCATTCAATGTCACCTGTAACTGTGTTGCAATGTGAATAACATATCAGGCAGCATAGCTGGCCCTTCACATGGCTCACAAGTTTCGAAGGTGACAGTATAGTGCCAACATGTAATGTTTCAGCTTCTGTTTCAAGCAGTGAGCAACTATTTCAAAGCCCCTTTTATCATTGAAGAAGTTTATTACTCCCTAGAAATGCAGTGGTATGGCAGAAAACAAACAGCTCATTTGTTTTATACCACAACACAACTGCACATACGTTTTCCTCTTTACATGAAAACATTTGCACTCATGGGCCTCAACTTTCTGCATTCAAAATAAAATTACTGTTCCCAAAATAAAGCAAGTACGGTAAAAAGACAGTATTGTTTGCTCTTTATTCACGTAGCAGTGACAAATGAACATTCTTTTCGCACATGGAAATGCACAAACAAGAgagtagataaaaaaaaaatatctgaaaaAACATGAGCAACCCCCAGGAAAGTGCAAATGAATACCCGACATGATCGCAAAACATTCAACAAATAGATCAGAGGCAATAGCAATAAAGTAAATCTTCATGAATGAGCAAGCAATACACATTTTCAACACACTACAGCCTGTAATGTGGCAAAAGCTCTACTCAGCTGCAGTGAGCATTTTGCCAATGCCACATGCCTTATGGTCACAATGTGCAACATGGCTGCCAGCAGCATGGTGACCAAGCTTATTGACATGTCTACACAAATGTGTCAAGTGTCCATATGCAGAGTGCTTGCAGTCACAAACCTATGCTGCTGACCGCGTGCTTGCATCATAAGCAGCCTTTCATGCTGGGATGATCACAAGAACGGACCATCAGCACTGGGGGCCACATGTCCCAGCATAGTTCATGTTGCTCAGCACTGCACAGCAAACAAATTTTTAATCTTTGCGCCTTTTTCCTTTGTCCCTGTGGTGGTCCTGATCCTCAGTGGGCCTCTTGCtggctttctttgcttctgtcAAGAACTTGTCCAAACCGAATGGATCTTCCTCCTCAAGCCGTTCAAACTGCACAGGACCATCGCGTCGGGAAGAACGGTCTGTTCCTGAGAACTCCTTGTCGGGCACAAATCGCGATGTTTTCATAAGCTTTTCAAGGTCCTCTCCATATACTTCTTTGTCTTGATTTTTGGGTCGGTAGAGGCCTGGCTGGGCATTTCGCCATGGCTTGTCATACACATCATAGGCGTCATCATGGCCAAAGCCACTGCTCAGTCCTTTGCTCTGGTTAAAGAGGCGCTGGTCGAACTGGACCTCAGCAGGACGCGCACCAGGCATGCCCAGTGCGATTTGTTCGCTGATGTCGCGCTCGCGCTGCTTCTCCAACTTAGACCTCTTGTCCGGCGCTGCACGGGCGATGTTACGCTCGCGCTGACGGTCCTTGTGTCTCTCATAACGCAGCTGGTCCCTTTCGCGCAAGTCCTCGTCCACAGTGGCAGCGGCAGCCTGCGTTCGGATGCCGGCTCGCTCTTCGCGGGCTCTTTGAGCCAGCTGGCGCAAATGCTCCTCTTTCTTCTCCTTTTCCTTCTGGGCCAGCTTTTTCTCGAGCTGCGCCCGCATCTCGACTGCCTCCCGAGCTTTCCTGTCGGCGATGTACAGCGCTTCGGCCAGCTTGGCGAAGTTCTCGTTGATGTGCACCTGCTGCAAGCCACGGCCGTCGGCGGCCAGCCGTTTGTCCAGAGGAACGGTGTAGCCCTTGGCGTTTTTCCAGTTGGAGATGCAGGGCGGGATACGCCACTCCTGCTGCTCCTTTACCGTCACCTTGCGTGTCGGCGAGTGCATGACGGGCGCCGGCGGTGACGGGGGTCCCCGCGGGATTTTCTTGTTGATCTTGAACCTTGGCGGCTCCATAGGGTCTTTTTGCACTTCAACCATCCGGATAATGCGCTGTTTGGCACCTGAATTGAACGACATGCCCTGCTGAGACGGTGTGTAGCGAATGTACTGGGCAGGAGCTGTTTTCTCAGCTGCCCGAACCGGCATTGCTGCTGAAATCTTTGACTGAGTGAGCTTTTCCAAAGCCAACCGTGTATCTTCAGTCGTT
This Dermacentor albipictus isolate Rhodes 1998 colony chromosome 1, USDA_Dalb.pri_finalv2, whole genome shotgun sequence DNA region includes the following protein-coding sequences:
- the Bx42 gene encoding SNW domain-containing protein 1, yielding MASLQTLLPAPSQSVFDRGDEDRARKLAAPSKHVALTTRSSPPYGMRKGWVPRSLEDYGDGGAFPEIHVAQYPMDMGKKKDKTTSNALPVQIDAQGKIKYDVIVRQGQSKDKVIYHRYQDMLPSEITTDDDPSLQKPDEEEIEKTTEDTRLALEKLTQSKISAAMPVRAAEKTAPAQYIRYTPSQQGMSFNSGAKQRIIRMVEVQKDPMEPPRFKINKKIPRGPPSPPAPVMHSPTRKVTVKEQQEWRIPPCISNWKNAKGYTVPLDKRLAADGRGLQQVHINENFAKLAEALYIADRKAREAVEMRAQLEKKLAQKEKEKKEEHLRQLAQRAREERAGIRTQAAAATVDEDLRERDQLRYERHKDRQRERNIARAAPDKRSKLEKQRERDISEQIALGMPGARPAEVQFDQRLFNQSKGLSSGFGHDDAYDVYDKPWRNAQPGLYRPKNQDKEVYGEDLEKLMKTSRFVPDKEFSGTDRSSRRDGPVQFERLEEEDPFGLDKFLTEAKKASKRPTEDQDHHRDKGKRRKD